In Campylobacter sp. VBCF_01 NA2, one DNA window encodes the following:
- a CDS encoding YhdP family protein, whose translation MIRKIIYGFFTILLLLFMSGIIFIKTGVKIDKFENKFVKIEGFFLKLENNLILRVKDLQINKKELTSANPTPKTPAELREKNEKLIEYSKKFTLAMKFFEEINIQNLRIGEDKIEVLYHDDIFFIDTRYFRINAGLSQLSNGLKVSVNEISLKDFNATLKGEASANFKSSIYDFNGTFASHEISGEISALNVGSNLNLEVSNAHATSLKRFMDELGALTGLNPHAKEWIYGLVVAQKYYIDTLKIAIDLDDPHADEKRIFARASAQDLNVSFASTVSPVLADCADITLENGTLDIAIGNPTFNGISLDGSGVKIKQIFSGEPIVALDLRTKENIGKDLIDILAFYGINEPVYVSKAEQIDARVLIDIDPVHESAAVDANVSLKNGEIMISKAKFKSSHASVHITEKKLDIKNSNLGNEIFNATADGTIDFTTRKAKFSGEIKSFNITAGDNEILKFSNVKDNLTLDFSGTAPILHSQFLGADMRFGDKIDINVAEIKDLINFSKTLKTIGITGGDAHISTADFSNFTITSKNLKFDFGLIEKNGRYYNSDSLNLKVAGSSLNGATGNGKLSFSSGKAGTNITLKDLDIMIDTSVQTSEFNSGSNSARSKFNFSGTNSSVILTDMNKTIDLVSYSGSLSGKDMSLNAKFKQGDFKLIFRKSLFQIFAQNISGRELNQIIGSQSFDSGNFTLKASGIDPRNYRGEILVENTFLKDYIVYQKLLSFLNSVPSLLAFKTPDFNDRGFSVKNGKIYFRRSEDKIYLNAMQFEGTSADIAGNGEVNLKSGALNIDLELKYLKDASSIISKIPLLNQIILGEDKTISTIIEIRGTMSKPTYSTAVTTDVLKTPYNLIKNTLMLPFVIFKDEK comes from the coding sequence GTGATACGAAAGATAATCTACGGATTTTTTACCATTTTGCTTTTACTTTTTATGAGTGGAATTATCTTTATAAAAACAGGGGTAAAAATCGATAAATTTGAGAATAAATTCGTCAAAATCGAGGGATTTTTTTTAAAGCTTGAAAACAATCTAATCTTGCGCGTAAAAGATCTACAAATCAACAAAAAAGAGCTTACAAGCGCAAATCCTACCCCAAAAACCCCAGCCGAGCTTAGAGAAAAAAACGAAAAACTCATCGAATATAGCAAGAAATTTACCCTTGCGATGAAATTTTTCGAGGAGATTAATATCCAAAATTTGCGCATTGGCGAGGATAAAATCGAGGTTTTATACCACGATGATATATTTTTTATCGACACTCGCTACTTTCGTATAAACGCAGGCCTTAGCCAGCTTAGCAACGGACTAAAAGTAAGCGTAAATGAAATCTCACTCAAAGATTTCAACGCCACGCTTAAAGGCGAGGCTAGCGCGAATTTCAAATCCAGCATTTATGATTTTAACGGCACATTTGCTTCGCATGAAATCTCAGGCGAAATTTCTGCGCTAAATGTGGGCTCAAATTTAAATTTAGAGGTTTCAAACGCCCACGCCACGAGTCTAAAACGCTTTATGGACGAGCTTGGCGCGCTCACAGGCCTTAATCCTCACGCCAAAGAGTGGATTTACGGGCTGGTCGTAGCGCAGAAATACTACATCGACACCCTAAAAATCGCCATTGATTTAGACGATCCCCACGCCGATGAGAAGCGCATTTTCGCAAGAGCTAGCGCGCAGGATTTAAATGTGAGCTTCGCTAGCACCGTTTCGCCAGTTTTGGCTGATTGCGCTGATATCACACTAGAAAATGGCACGCTAGATATCGCTATCGGCAATCCGACCTTTAATGGCATTAGCCTTGATGGCTCTGGGGTGAAAATCAAGCAAATTTTTAGCGGAGAGCCGATTGTCGCGCTGGATTTGCGCACCAAAGAAAATATCGGCAAGGATTTGATTGATATTTTGGCGTTTTATGGCATAAATGAGCCAGTGTATGTCAGCAAGGCCGAGCAAATCGACGCACGAGTGCTAATCGACATCGACCCAGTGCATGAAAGCGCAGCCGTAGATGCAAATGTGAGCCTAAAAAACGGCGAAATTATGATTTCAAAGGCGAAATTTAAAAGCTCGCACGCTAGCGTGCATATCACGGAGAAAAAACTTGATATCAAAAACTCAAATCTAGGCAATGAAATTTTCAACGCCACAGCAGACGGGACTATTGATTTTACCACGCGAAAAGCTAAATTTAGCGGAGAGATAAAAAGCTTTAATATCACGGCTGGGGATAATGAAATTTTAAAATTCTCAAATGTCAAAGACAATCTCACGCTCGATTTTAGCGGGACTGCGCCGATTTTGCACTCGCAGTTTTTAGGTGCAGATATGAGATTTGGCGATAAAATCGACATAAATGTAGCCGAGATAAAAGATCTAATAAATTTTTCCAAAACCCTCAAAACTATCGGAATCACGGGCGGTGATGCGCACATTAGCACGGCTGATTTTTCAAATTTCACAATCACTAGCAAAAATTTGAAATTTGACTTTGGTTTGATAGAAAAAAATGGCAGGTATTACAATAGCGATAGTCTAAATTTAAAGGTCGCAGGAAGCTCGCTAAATGGCGCTACGGGCAATGGCAAACTAAGTTTTAGCAGTGGCAAGGCTGGCACAAATATCACGCTAAAAGACCTCGATATCATGATAGATACTAGCGTCCAAACCAGCGAATTTAACTCAGGCTCGAATTCTGCGCGCTCGAAATTTAACTTTTCTGGCACAAATTCATCTGTGATTTTAACCGATATGAACAAAACTATCGACTTGGTGTCGTATTCAGGCTCGCTTTCTGGCAAGGATATGAGCCTAAATGCGAAATTCAAGCAAGGCGATTTTAAGCTAATTTTCAGAAAAAGCCTATTTCAAATTTTCGCGCAAAATATCAGTGGCAGGGAGCTGAATCAAATCATCGGCTCGCAAAGCTTCGATAGTGGAAATTTCACGCTCAAAGCCAGCGGAATCGATCCAAGAAACTATCGAGGGGAGATTTTGGTCGAAAATACATTTTTGAAAGATTATATCGTCTATCAAAAACTCCTTAGCTTCCTAAACTCCGTCCCTTCGCTTCTGGCTTTCAAAACGCCAGATTTTAATGACCGCGGATTTAGCGTGAAAAACGGCAAAATTTACTTCCGCCGCAGCGAGGATAAAATCTATCTAAACGCAATGCAGTTTGAGGGCACGAGCGCAGATATCGCAGGAAACGGCGAAGTAAATCTAAAATCAGGCGCGCTAAATATTGATTTGGAGCTAAAATATCTCAAAGACGCAAGCTCGATAATCTCGAAAATCCCGCTTTTAAATCAAATAATCTTGGGCGAGGATAAGACAATCTCGACTATCATCGAAATTCGAGGCACTATGAGTAAGCCGACTTACTCGACAGCCGTCACCACAGATGTTTTAAAAACCCCATATAATCTCATCAAAAACACGCTAATGTTGCCGTTTGTGATCTTTAAGGACGAGAAATGA
- the mltG gene encoding endolytic transglycosylase MltG, whose protein sequence is MQSLGRLIRFLSFVVEILLIFVAVIFWDFHQSAQNPKIVAVGQGSAVKILSSLGTGARFGKTHARLLSLYGGAKTGELELSAENLPKYRFLYELAHAKPVMNEIKLIPGETTIVFLQNLAKSRALSFEILESEYNATAPFYEGFLVPETYKINKNENEKNIIKILSASANKFHAEFREKHCADCNDTAYKEALIKASIIQKEAANADEMPIVASVIENRLKIGMRLQMDGTLNYGLYSHTRVTPARIRTDTSHYNTYLNDGLPHEPVCVVSPNAIKAVFAPASTEFLYFMRNKKTGLHDFAKTQAEHERNVRAARNAK, encoded by the coding sequence ATGCAATCTTTGGGCAGGCTTATCCGTTTTTTATCTTTTGTAGTTGAAATTTTACTAATTTTCGTAGCAGTTATTTTCTGGGATTTTCACCAAAGCGCGCAAAATCCAAAAATCGTCGCAGTTGGTCAAGGAAGCGCGGTAAAAATTTTATCCTCGCTGGGGACTGGGGCGAGATTTGGCAAGACTCACGCTAGACTTCTCTCGCTTTATGGTGGCGCAAAAACCGGTGAATTGGAGCTTAGCGCGGAAAATTTACCAAAATATAGATTTTTATACGAGCTAGCTCACGCAAAGCCTGTGATGAACGAAATCAAGCTAATTCCTGGCGAGACCACGATAGTATTTTTGCAAAATTTAGCCAAATCCCGTGCGTTAAGCTTTGAAATTTTAGAGAGCGAATACAACGCAACTGCGCCATTTTATGAGGGATTTTTGGTGCCAGAGACCTATAAAATCAATAAAAACGAAAACGAAAAAAATATCATTAAAATTTTAAGCGCGAGTGCGAATAAATTTCACGCCGAATTTAGAGAAAAACACTGCGCCGATTGCAACGATACAGCCTATAAAGAGGCGCTAATCAAGGCTTCGATTATCCAAAAAGAGGCCGCGAACGCTGATGAAATGCCAATCGTAGCCTCTGTTATCGAAAACCGCCTAAAAATCGGCATGCGACTTCAAATGGACGGCACGCTAAATTACGGGCTGTATTCGCACACTAGGGTTACGCCAGCGCGTATCCGCACCGATACTAGCCACTACAACACATACCTAAACGACGGCCTGCCACACGAGCCTGTGTGCGTGGTCTCGCCAAACGCGATAAAAGCGGTCTTTGCGCCAGCAAGCACTGAATTTTTATATTTCATGCGAAATAAAAAAACAGGCTTGCATGATTTTGCCAAAACACAGGCCGAGCACGAGCGCAATGTCAGAGCCGCACGAAATGCAAAATAA
- a CDS encoding NADP-dependent isocitrate dehydrogenase, protein MAIYYTYTDESPAIATHSLLPIIRAFLRSENIEVKTADISLASRVLANFSEYLSEEQKTSDDLAFLANLTKNSDANIIKLPNISASLPQLKACISELQARGYALPNYPDNAQSDEEKAIKARYAKVLGSAVNPVLREGNSDRRAAKSVKDYARANPVWSAQWSGSEQTCVASMRGGDFYASEKSKIFANGANLSINFTCANGEKTCLKSLKIEAGEVVDSAFMSVSELDNFIAASAQKAKESGLVYSAHLKATMMKVSDPVIFGRFVSVLFKGVFAEFKDEFAKLGINANDGLKGVYEKIKNSPNFAQIKAKFDEAFANLPEIYHIDENTTNFDIPNLVIIDASMPAMIRNGGRLRTKDGQMREAMAAIPDRSYAKIYEAMIEDLRAHGFLDPAKIGAVANVGLMAQKAEEYGSHDKTFIMENDGRIEVVSENGEVVFAYDLQKGDIFRMTQTKEKAIKNWVNLAFSRAKISGEKLIFWLDEARAHDRNIKEILLSQIAQNAEFRGTNFEILDPYKAVIKTNEIIRSGQNVISATGNILRDYLTDLYPILELGSSAKMLSIVPLLEGGAMFETGAGGTAPDLVAMMREQNHLSWDSLGEFMALCEALEFVAQKEQNKKAKTLANALNSAIFRYLNEAKSPSREVGQNDIRASHYFLAKFWAEELAKFEPKFEQIYAKFSENEAEILDELNAGQGKGVDFGGYFMLEFDKMQKIMRPSKILNKIIEEI, encoded by the coding sequence ATGGCGATTTACTACACTTACACGGACGAATCCCCAGCCATAGCCACACACTCGCTACTACCGATAATTAGGGCGTTTTTGCGCTCGGAAAATATCGAGGTGAAAACGGCTGATATTTCGCTTGCTAGCAGGGTTTTGGCAAATTTTAGCGAGTATCTAAGCGAGGAGCAAAAAACTAGCGATGATTTGGCGTTTTTGGCAAATTTGACCAAAAATAGCGACGCAAACATCATAAAACTACCAAATATTTCAGCCTCGCTTCCACAGCTTAAAGCCTGCATTAGCGAGCTTCAAGCGAGGGGTTATGCTTTGCCAAACTACCCTGATAATGCGCAAAGCGACGAGGAAAAAGCTATCAAGGCCCGCTATGCAAAGGTGCTAGGAAGCGCGGTAAATCCAGTCCTTCGCGAGGGCAACTCAGACAGACGCGCAGCAAAAAGCGTCAAAGACTACGCTAGGGCAAATCCTGTGTGGAGTGCCCAGTGGAGCGGGAGCGAGCAAACCTGCGTGGCAAGCATGAGAGGGGGTGATTTTTATGCTTCTGAAAAATCGAAAATTTTCGCTAATGGTGCAAATTTAAGCATAAATTTCACTTGCGCTAATGGCGAGAAAACCTGCCTAAAAAGCCTAAAAATCGAAGCTGGCGAGGTCGTAGATAGCGCGTTTATGAGCGTGAGTGAGCTTGATAATTTTATCGCCGCTAGCGCGCAAAAAGCCAAAGAAAGCGGGCTTGTGTATAGCGCGCATTTGAAGGCTACGATGATGAAGGTAAGCGATCCTGTGATTTTCGGACGATTTGTGAGCGTGCTATTTAAGGGGGTTTTCGCCGAATTTAAAGATGAATTTGCGAAATTAGGCATAAATGCAAACGACGGGCTAAAAGGGGTATATGAAAAAATAAAAAATTCGCCAAATTTCGCCCAAATAAAGGCTAAATTTGATGAAGCGTTTGCAAATTTACCCGAAATTTATCATATCGACGAAAATACGACAAATTTCGATATACCAAATTTGGTGATAATCGACGCTTCAATGCCTGCGATGATACGAAACGGCGGAAGGCTACGCACCAAAGACGGGCAAATGCGCGAAGCAATGGCGGCGATCCCTGATAGAAGCTACGCTAAAATTTACGAGGCGATGATTGAGGATTTGAGGGCGCATGGGTTTTTAGATCCTGCTAAAATCGGAGCCGTGGCAAATGTGGGATTAATGGCGCAAAAAGCCGAAGAATACGGCTCGCACGATAAGACCTTTATCATGGAAAATGACGGGCGTATCGAGGTTGTAAGCGAAAATGGCGAAGTGGTTTTTGCGTATGATTTGCAAAAAGGCGATATTTTTCGTATGACGCAAACCAAAGAAAAAGCGATTAAAAACTGGGTAAATTTGGCGTTTTCGCGCGCTAAAATCAGTGGCGAGAAGCTGATTTTTTGGCTAGATGAGGCTAGGGCGCACGATAGAAATATAAAAGAAATTTTACTAAGCCAAATCGCTCAAAACGCCGAATTTAGGGGCACAAATTTTGAAATTTTAGATCCGTATAAAGCCGTAATTAAGACAAACGAGATTATTCGAAGCGGGCAAAATGTCATAAGCGCGACGGGTAATATTTTGCGCGATTATTTGACCGATTTATACCCGATTTTGGAGCTTGGAAGTAGCGCGAAAATGCTCTCAATCGTGCCACTTTTGGAGGGTGGAGCGATGTTTGAGACGGGTGCTGGTGGGACTGCGCCGGATTTGGTGGCTATGATGAGGGAGCAAAATCACCTTAGTTGGGATAGTTTGGGCGAGTTTATGGCGCTGTGTGAGGCGCTGGAATTTGTAGCGCAAAAAGAGCAAAACAAAAAAGCAAAAACCCTAGCAAATGCGCTAAATTCGGCTATTTTTAGGTATTTAAATGAAGCAAAATCCCCAAGCCGCGAAGTAGGGCAAAATGATATTCGCGCCAGCCACTATTTTTTGGCTAAATTTTGGGCGGAAGAATTGGCTAAATTCGAGCCAAAATTCGAGCAAATTTATGCAAAATTTAGCGAAAACGAGGCGGAAATTTTAGATGAATTAAACGCGGGACAGGGCAAAGGCGTGGATTTTGGCGGATATTTTATGCTGGAATTTGACAAAATGCAAAAAATCATGCGCCCAAGCAAAATTTTAAACAAAATCATAGAGGAAATTTAA
- a CDS encoding lactate/malate family dehydrogenase has protein sequence MKIAIIGAGNIGANVANNVIVNENLAGFFSEIALVDIAENIARGKALDLAHLASLCECDMKVRAGSEPELLKGADIVVITAGLTRKAGQSREDLLRANAKIVSECARNTAKFAPNAIIIIVTNPLDLMVLCAQKASNFAPSRVIGMAGELDSARLKFEIAKFSGDKISALNAPVVGTHNDEMVILKDEINAKISATDLNTASQNTLNSGKSVVSLLGTSAYFAPAGGIVKIIKSIIADDNKTLICSVVDENGVPFGRFVSIGKNGATPLEFEYPLEFKKKYNKMGQSIREFEF, from the coding sequence ATGAAAATAGCAATAATCGGAGCTGGAAATATCGGCGCAAATGTCGCAAACAATGTGATTGTAAATGAAAATTTAGCTGGGTTTTTCAGCGAAATCGCGCTTGTGGATATCGCAGAAAATATCGCGCGCGGTAAGGCGCTGGATTTGGCGCATTTAGCGAGCCTTTGCGAGTGCGATATGAAAGTGCGCGCTGGAAGCGAGCCGGAGCTTTTAAAGGGCGCAGATATCGTAGTAATCACGGCTGGGCTTACGCGAAAAGCGGGGCAAAGCAGGGAAGATTTGCTAAGAGCAAATGCTAAAATCGTGAGCGAGTGCGCGAGGAACACAGCTAAATTTGCCCCTAATGCGATAATCATCATCGTAACAAATCCGCTTGATTTAATGGTTTTGTGCGCGCAAAAAGCAAGCAATTTCGCCCCTAGTCGCGTTATCGGCATGGCTGGCGAGCTAGATAGTGCGAGGCTGAAATTTGAGATTGCGAAATTTAGCGGGGATAAAATTTCGGCTCTAAATGCCCCAGTGGTAGGCACTCACAACGATGAAATGGTGATTTTAAAGGACGAGATAAACGCTAAAATTTCAGCCACTGATTTAAACACTGCCTCGCAAAATACCCTAAATAGCGGTAAAAGCGTCGTTAGCCTGCTTGGCACTTCGGCGTATTTCGCACCAGCTGGCGGTATCGTAAAAATCATAAAAAGCATAATCGCAGATGATAACAAAACCCTAATTTGCTCTGTGGTAGATGAAAACGGCGTGCCATTTGGCAGGTTTGTGAGTATCGGCAAAAACGGCGCGACACCCCTAGAATTCGAGTATCCGTTGGAATTTAAGAAAAAATACAACAAAATGGGGCAAAGCATAAGAGAGTTTGAATTTTAA
- a CDS encoding radical SAM protein, which produces MNFASGINRPPYESADGYLQTTIGCSHNHCLFCTYFKDQKFQTSPLSEIEADIKEIPSVFGAPKRIFLQGADGFAASYDTLMRVAELLHKYVPSVKSICGYARIDNFYDKSAEQIRNLAAAGFADPYIGVESGDDIVLKKINKGYTSAQAREVLEKLDAAGFKFF; this is translated from the coding sequence ATGAATTTTGCAAGTGGAATAAACCGCCCACCATACGAGAGCGCAGACGGGTATTTGCAGACTACGATTGGCTGCTCGCACAACCACTGCCTGTTTTGCACATATTTTAAGGATCAAAAATTTCAAACTTCGCCACTAAGCGAAATCGAAGCCGATATCAAAGAAATCCCAAGCGTTTTTGGCGCACCAAAACGGATATTTTTGCAAGGCGCGGACGGCTTTGCGGCTAGTTACGATACGCTAATGAGAGTCGCCGAACTGCTTCACAAATATGTCCCAAGCGTGAAAAGTATCTGCGGATACGCTAGAATCGATAATTTCTACGATAAAAGCGCCGAGCAGATTCGAAATTTAGCCGCCGCAGGGTTTGCCGACCCATACATCGGTGTCGAATCCGGCGATGATATCGTGCTCAAAAAAATAAACAAAGGCTACACGAGCGCACAAGCAAGGGAAGTTTTAGAAAAGCTTGACGCTGCGGGATTTAAATTTTTCTAA
- a CDS encoding radical SAM protein: MNYNGTIYRPPIEANTLLLPITEGCSHNSCSYCNMYANVKFRMLSLAQVEEFLAEIVKFHGSYAREATRIYLVGGDPFALGTKKLLARIELIKKYLPNIKTITMYARIDNIATKSDEELIALKEAGVDDLYIGIESGLNAAMRNLGKGYDADDSKTQCLRLNKIGISHCDLLMLGTAGRGMASESAQAMARLENEIKPSKILLNTMTAFKDTKLNEQILNGEFIPASEKEILEEEREFIANLELEGTYFWALHPFDSVRIDGILNTHKEKMLSKLDFAIKTIGEKNFDRVSISGSL; the protein is encoded by the coding sequence ATGAACTACAACGGCACAATCTACCGCCCGCCAATCGAGGCAAACACCCTTTTACTCCCCATTACAGAGGGTTGCTCGCACAACTCTTGCTCGTATTGCAATATGTATGCAAATGTGAAATTTCGTATGCTAAGCCTTGCGCAGGTCGAGGAATTTTTAGCCGAAATCGTCAAATTTCACGGCTCTTACGCGAGGGAAGCGACACGCATTTACCTAGTAGGTGGCGATCCATTTGCGCTAGGAACGAAAAAACTTTTAGCACGAATCGAGCTAATCAAAAAATATTTGCCAAATATCAAAACTATCACAATGTATGCTAGAATCGATAATATCGCTACCAAAAGCGACGAGGAATTAATCGCGCTAAAAGAAGCTGGCGTAGATGATTTATACATCGGCATAGAAAGCGGTCTTAACGCCGCAATGCGAAATTTAGGCAAAGGTTACGACGCAGATGATAGCAAAACTCAGTGCCTAAGGCTAAATAAAATCGGCATTTCGCATTGTGATTTGCTTATGCTTGGCACGGCTGGGCGTGGCATGGCAAGCGAGTCTGCACAAGCAATGGCGAGGTTAGAAAACGAAATCAAACCAAGTAAAATTTTACTAAACACAATGACCGCGTTTAAGGATACGAAGCTGAATGAGCAAATTTTAAACGGCGAATTTATCCCAGCCAGTGAAAAGGAAATTTTAGAAGAAGAGCGCGAGTTTATCGCAAATTTGGAGCTTGAAGGCACATATTTTTGGGCATTGCACCCGTTTGATAGCGTGAGAATTGACGGCATACTTAACACTCACAAAGAAAAAATGCTAAGCAAACTAGACTTTGCAATCAAAACTATCGGTGAGAAAAATTTCGACAGAGTGTCGATTAGCGGAAGTTTATAA
- a CDS encoding ArsR/SmtB family transcription factor, giving the protein MKIDVIEICKALNNETRLNILNWLKNPDANFPPQGSSLGEVVDLKGGVCVSSIQEKAGLSPSTVSNYLDMLQRAGLLLCERHGKWTYYRRNEEAIKELASYIIKEL; this is encoded by the coding sequence ATGAAAATTGATGTAATTGAAATTTGCAAAGCACTAAACAACGAAACTAGACTAAATATCCTTAACTGGCTCAAAAACCCAGACGCAAACTTCCCACCACAAGGCAGTTCGCTTGGCGAAGTAGTCGATCTAAAAGGTGGCGTGTGTGTCAGCAGTATCCAAGAAAAGGCAGGCTTGTCGCCCTCTACCGTGTCAAACTACCTCGATATGCTCCAAAGAGCTGGGCTTTTGCTCTGCGAAAGACACGGCAAATGGACATATTATCGCAGAAACGAAGAGGCGATAAAAGAGCTAGCTAGCTATATAATCAAAGAGTTGTAA
- a CDS encoding aminotransferase class IV: MFEIANMNNDDFVYINGEIVRAKDAAISPFDRGFMLGDGIYEAAPVVNGKICDKADFWERFENSVAQIELKIPYTHEEYEAFLNEVIAKNGVKEGVVYTQITRGAAFRDFDYTDTKPTVFAYAFSKVIFDNPLGTKGIEIVSLPEIRWHRRDIKSISLLAQCISKHLAHKAGAFECFLVEDGLVTECSSSSAFIIKDGVLITRPLSHDILPGIRRKVILGFAGELGLKVEQRAFSMEEVYGADEVFISAASLMAIPVIKADGKPINGGKIGKFTPLIRERYAKHLKEQAGLL; this comes from the coding sequence ATGTTTGAGATAGCTAATATGAATAACGATGATTTTGTCTATATCAATGGCGAAATCGTGCGCGCCAAAGACGCTGCGATAAGCCCATTTGACCGCGGTTTCATGCTAGGGGACGGCATTTATGAGGCTGCACCCGTGGTAAATGGCAAAATTTGCGATAAAGCCGATTTCTGGGAGAGATTTGAAAATTCTGTCGCACAAATCGAGCTTAAAATCCCATATACTCACGAAGAATACGAGGCATTTTTAAACGAAGTCATCGCCAAAAACGGCGTAAAAGAGGGCGTGGTTTATACACAAATCACCCGTGGTGCGGCGTTTAGGGACTTCGACTATACTGATACGAAGCCGACCGTGTTTGCCTATGCCTTTTCAAAAGTGATTTTCGATAATCCTCTTGGCACCAAAGGTATCGAAATCGTAAGCCTGCCTGAGATTCGCTGGCATAGACGCGATATCAAATCAATCTCGCTTTTAGCGCAGTGTATCTCAAAGCACCTAGCGCATAAGGCTGGGGCTTTCGAGTGCTTTTTGGTAGAAGACGGCTTGGTGACTGAGTGTTCGAGTTCGAGTGCGTTTATCATAAAAGACGGCGTTTTGATTACCAGGCCGCTATCGCACGACATTTTGCCGGGCATTAGACGCAAGGTGATTTTGGGCTTTGCGGGCGAGCTTGGGCTAAAAGTCGAGCAAAGGGCGTTTAGCATGGAGGAAGTCTATGGCGCGGACGAGGTTTTCATCAGCGCAGCTTCTTTGATGGCGATCCCTGTCATCAAAGCTGACGGCAAGCCGATAAATGGCGGCAAAATCGGCAAATTTACCCCGCTAATTCGCGAGCGCTACGCCAAACACCTAAAAGAACAAGCTGGGCTTTTATAA
- a CDS encoding ATP-dependent DNA helicase, giving the protein MINFVSQKLKSQNVFITGGGGVGKSYVVKGVIEEFRTHGKIVIVLGSTGISAVEIGGVTLHSFFKFGISKNFEELKKLDRSQKAKITELNKILSITDLIVLDEISMVGADVFEMIEYRLVKSKFSGHLLVTGDFYQLPPVVKKDELSASKQGSLLRMSEYAFGTHAWEEMKFFYIEMLGSKRTDDESLYEILSQIRLGKISENLAKFLANLITPRESLDDNATIISGRNAEVDAINEAKLAALDSRLYLCEGLCEIHENTYDDNKISKWLNSLNLSQSLRLKVGAKVLFTMNKSGEFYNGESGVVENIELNGFGEIESIVVRKKSGAFVRVERAGYDYSEIRADEDEASDFLIARYYQFPLKLAYAITIHKSQGMSIENLACDIDRIFANGQLYVALSRATSLDGLKILYTRKEGLYAYLSRIVKIDKAVVKFYEENEFFKIYNQIL; this is encoded by the coding sequence TTGATTAATTTCGTATCACAAAAGCTCAAATCACAAAATGTATTTATCACAGGCGGTGGCGGTGTAGGCAAAAGCTATGTCGTCAAAGGCGTCATCGAAGAGTTTCGCACTCACGGCAAAATCGTCATCGTGCTAGGCTCAACCGGCATTAGTGCCGTAGAAATCGGCGGTGTAACCTTGCATAGTTTTTTTAAATTTGGCATTAGCAAAAATTTTGAAGAACTAAAAAAATTAGACCGCTCGCAAAAAGCCAAAATAACTGAACTTAACAAAATTCTCTCAATTACTGATTTAATCGTGCTTGATGAGATTTCAATGGTCGGCGCTGATGTCTTTGAGATGATCGAATATCGCCTCGTAAAGTCCAAATTTAGCGGTCATTTGCTAGTAACGGGCGATTTTTATCAACTCCCGCCAGTCGTCAAAAAAGACGAGCTAAGTGCTAGCAAACAAGGCTCGCTTTTGCGTATGAGCGAATATGCCTTTGGCACGCACGCATGGGAGGAGATGAAGTTTTTCTACATAGAAATGCTAGGTTCTAAGCGCACGGACGATGAGAGTTTGTATGAAATTTTATCACAAATCAGGCTTGGCAAAATTAGCGAAAATTTAGCCAAATTTTTGGCGAATTTAATCACTCCGCGTGAGAGTTTAGACGATAATGCGACCATAATCTCTGGGCGAAATGCCGAGGTCGATGCGATAAACGAAGCTAAGCTAGCCGCGCTAGATTCGAGGCTGTATCTGTGCGAGGGGCTATGCGAAATCCACGAAAACACTTACGATGATAATAAAATTTCAAAATGGCTAAATTCGCTGAATTTAAGCCAATCCCTGCGCCTAAAAGTCGGCGCAAAAGTGCTTTTTACGATGAATAAATCAGGCGAGTTTTACAACGGCGAAAGTGGCGTGGTAGAAAATATCGAGCTAAACGGCTTTGGCGAAATCGAATCTATCGTAGTGCGCAAAAAATCAGGCGCCTTCGTGCGAGTCGAGCGCGCGGGGTATGATTACAGCGAGATTAGAGCGGACGAGGACGAGGCGAGCGATTTTTTAATCGCGCGGTATTATCAATTCCCGCTAAAACTCGCCTACGCGATCACAATCCACAAATCCCAGGGCATGAGTATCGAAAACCTAGCCTGCGATATCGATAGGATTTTTGCCAACGGCCAACTCTATGTCGCGCTCTCACGCGCCACGAGCCTAGACGGCTTAAAAATCCTCTACACGCGCAAAGAAGGTCTTTACGCCTACCTTTCGCGCATAGTCAAAATCGACAAAGCCGTGGTGAAATTTTACGAAGAAAATGAATTTTTTAAAATTTATAATCAAATTTTGTGA